Proteins encoded by one window of Cylindrospermum stagnale PCC 7417:
- a CDS encoding F0F1 ATP synthase subunit B' — protein sequence MTHWITLLAVEKVAKEGGLFDLDATLPLMAIQFLLLALVLNATLYKPLGNAIDGRNEYIRKNQLDAQERLSKTEKLAQQYEQDLAGARRQAQAIIATAQAEAQKIAAQKIAAAQQEAQAKREQASGEIEQQKQQALASLEQQVDALSRQMLVKLLGADLVNQR from the coding sequence ATGACACACTGGATCACCTTATTGGCTGTAGAAAAGGTTGCCAAAGAAGGGGGACTTTTTGATTTAGATGCTACCCTGCCTTTGATGGCAATCCAGTTTCTACTTCTAGCCCTTGTATTGAACGCAACTCTTTACAAACCACTGGGCAATGCTATTGATGGACGGAATGAATACATCCGCAAAAATCAATTAGACGCTCAGGAACGCTTGTCAAAAACGGAAAAATTGGCGCAGCAATATGAGCAAGACCTAGCAGGAGCTAGACGTCAAGCGCAAGCAATTATTGCCACAGCTCAAGCCGAAGCCCAAAAAATCGCTGCTCAGAAAATCGCAGCAGCGCAACAAGAAGCCCAAGCAAAAAGAGAACAAGCATCTGGTGAAATTGAACAGCAAAAACAACAAGCTCTGGCTTCGTTAGAGCAACAAGTAGATGCCCTCAGTCGCCAAATGTTAGTCAAGCTTTTAGGAGCCGATCTGGTAAACCAGCGCTAA
- the atpE gene encoding ATP synthase F0 subunit C codes for MDPLVSAASVIAAALAVGLAAIGPGIGQGNAAGQAVEGIARQPEAEGKIRGTLLLSLAFMEALTIYGLVVALVLLFANPFA; via the coding sequence ATGGATCCATTGGTTTCTGCTGCTTCCGTCATCGCTGCTGCTCTAGCTGTTGGTTTGGCTGCAATCGGCCCCGGTATTGGTCAAGGTAATGCAGCCGGACAAGCTGTAGAAGGTATTGCTCGTCAGCCAGAAGCTGAAGGCAAAATTCGCGGTACATTGCTGTTAAGCTTGGCATTCATGGAAGCGCTAACCATCTACGGTCTAGTAGTTGCTCTAGTGCTATTGTTTGCTAACCCCTTCGCATAA